One segment of Streptomyces sp. NBC_01463 DNA contains the following:
- the mshA gene encoding D-inositol-3-phosphate glycosyltransferase: MSQYVSRLGSSRVAPRLRFPAGLTGTFAGGPRKPRRIAMLSVHTSPLHQPGTGDAGGMNVYIVELAKRLAAINIEVEIFTRSTTGALPPAVELSPGVLVRHVDAGPYEGLAKEELPAQLCAFTHGVMQAWAGQRPGYYDLVHSHYWLSGHVGWLAAQRWGVPLVHAMHTMAKVKNASLAEGDTPEPAARVIGETQIVSAADRLIANTAEEADELVRFYEADPGSVAVVHPGVNLDRFRPADGRAAARDRLGLPQDALIPLFAGRIQPLKAPDVLLRAVAVLLDRDPSLRSRIVVPVVGGPSGSGLAKPEGLQKLAARLGIADVVRFHPPVGQDQLADWFRAASVLVMPSYSESFGLVAIEAQAAGTPVVAAAVGGLPVAVRDEVSGFLIPGHDPQAYARALERFAVAPELVGRMGRAAAEHAQRFGWDTAASATADVYGAAMQEHRRRTRSHHA, from the coding sequence GTGAGCCAGTACGTCTCTCGGCTCGGCAGCAGCCGCGTCGCACCGCGTCTCAGGTTCCCCGCCGGTCTCACCGGCACCTTCGCGGGCGGCCCCCGCAAGCCGCGCCGGATCGCGATGCTCTCCGTGCACACCTCCCCGCTGCACCAGCCGGGGACGGGCGACGCGGGCGGCATGAACGTGTACATCGTGGAGCTCGCCAAGCGCCTGGCCGCGATCAACATCGAGGTCGAGATCTTCACCCGCTCCACCACCGGCGCGCTGCCGCCGGCCGTCGAGCTGTCGCCCGGCGTCCTGGTCCGGCACGTCGACGCGGGCCCGTACGAGGGCCTGGCCAAGGAGGAGCTGCCCGCCCAGCTCTGCGCCTTCACGCACGGCGTGATGCAGGCATGGGCCGGCCAGCGCCCCGGCTACTACGACCTGGTGCACTCCCACTACTGGCTCTCCGGCCACGTCGGCTGGCTCGCCGCCCAGCGCTGGGGCGTCCCGCTCGTCCACGCCATGCACACCATGGCCAAGGTCAAGAACGCCTCGCTCGCCGAGGGCGACACCCCCGAACCCGCCGCCCGGGTCATCGGCGAGACGCAGATCGTCAGCGCGGCCGACCGGCTGATCGCGAACACCGCGGAGGAGGCGGACGAGCTCGTCCGCTTCTACGAGGCCGATCCGGGATCCGTCGCCGTCGTCCATCCCGGCGTCAACCTGGACCGCTTCCGCCCCGCCGACGGGCGCGCCGCGGCCCGGGACCGCCTGGGGCTGCCCCAGGACGCCCTGATCCCGCTCTTCGCGGGCCGCATCCAGCCGCTGAAGGCCCCGGACGTGCTGCTGCGCGCCGTCGCCGTCCTGCTGGACCGCGACCCCTCGCTGCGCTCCCGGATCGTCGTGCCGGTCGTCGGCGGCCCCAGCGGCAGCGGCCTCGCCAAGCCGGAGGGGCTGCAGAAGCTGGCCGCCCGGCTCGGGATCGCGGATGTCGTGCGCTTCCATCCACCGGTCGGGCAGGACCAGCTCGCCGACTGGTTCCGGGCCGCGTCCGTGCTGGTCATGCCCTCGTACAGCGAGTCCTTCGGCCTGGTCGCCATAGAGGCCCAGGCGGCCGGCACCCCGGTCGTCGCCGCGGCCGTCGGCGGGCTGCCGGTGGCGGTGCGCGACGAGGTCAGCGGCTTCCTGATCCCGGGGCACGACCCGCAGGCGTACGCCCGCGCGCTCGAACGCTTCGCCGTGGCGCCCGAGCTGGTCGGCCGGATGGGCCGCGCGGCGGCGGAGCACGCCCAGCGCTTCGGCTGGGACACGGCGGCGTCGGCGACGGCGGACGTGTACGGCGCGGCGATGCAGGAACACCGGCGGCGGACGCGGTCGCACCACGCCTGA
- a CDS encoding class I SAM-dependent methyltransferase has translation MRPIGTATRGTTNPNRLRRMDRWIAATHGPALRRADAPVAVDLGYGAAPWTAVELLERLRTAEPRTSVVGIEISPERVVAARPYEREGLTFRHGGFEIPLPQRPALIRAANVLRQYDEGEVAAVWQRLCERLAPGGLLVEGTCDEIGRRHVWVALGPEGPRTVTFATRLGSLGRPSDLAERLPKALIHRNVPGEPVHAFLRDFDRAWAAAAPYASLGARQRWITAVRALSGDWPLTDGVRRWRQGEVTVKWAALRPEQ, from the coding sequence ATGCGCCCGATCGGCACCGCGACCCGCGGGACCACCAACCCGAACCGGCTGCGCCGCATGGACCGCTGGATCGCCGCCACGCACGGCCCCGCCCTGCGCCGCGCCGACGCCCCCGTGGCGGTCGACCTCGGGTACGGCGCCGCCCCCTGGACCGCCGTGGAGCTGCTGGAGCGCCTGCGCACCGCCGAACCGCGCACCTCGGTGGTCGGTATCGAGATCTCCCCCGAGCGGGTCGTGGCGGCGCGTCCGTACGAGCGCGAGGGCCTCACCTTCCGGCACGGCGGCTTCGAGATCCCGCTGCCGCAGCGGCCCGCCCTGATCCGGGCGGCGAACGTGCTGCGCCAGTACGACGAGGGCGAGGTCGCCGCCGTCTGGCAGCGGCTGTGCGAACGGCTCGCTCCGGGCGGACTGCTGGTGGAGGGCACCTGCGACGAGATCGGGCGCCGCCACGTCTGGGTGGCGCTGGGCCCGGAGGGCCCCCGTACGGTCACGTTCGCGACCCGGCTCGGCTCCCTCGGCCGGCCGTCCGACCTCGCCGAGCGGCTGCCCAAGGCGCTGATCCACCGCAATGTGCCGGGCGAGCCCGTCCACGCGTTCCTGCGCGACTTCGACCGCGCCTGGGCGGCCGCGGCGCCGTACGCCTCGCTGGGCGCCCGGCAGCGCTGGATCACCGCGGTGCGGGCGCTGTCCGGCGACTGGCCGCTGACGGACGGCGTACGGCGGTGGCGCCAGGGCGAAGTGACGGTGAAATGGGCGGCACTGCGACCCGAGCAGTAG
- a CDS encoding NlpC/P60 family protein, with amino-acid sequence MYRRHCAAAAMTLVCAMAVLAAPVQAFAAPAPPSPAPPAEPGKKSLEEVRQEIDGLYRAAGSATDAYNLAEEKAKKQSGEIVKLAQAIVEGQAKIADLKSRAGAQAREQYRNAGLPAGAQLMLSGDPRLFLDGVSRARQGQQATKGLLGELNRTQQDLETYTQDASTNWTKLEANRVKQAKAKKKINEQIAAAKKLESRLEKKERARLLQLEQEAEYKSQTAWLSSGALKEINREASASGKKAVAFATAKIGLPYVWGAEGPKSYDCSGLTSQAWASAGRPIPRTSQEQWAQLPHIAIEDMRPGDLIIYHGDASHVGMYIGDGAIVHAPRPGRNVTLAGAGSMEILGVVRPDK; translated from the coding sequence GTGTACCGACGTCACTGCGCCGCTGCCGCGATGACTCTGGTGTGCGCCATGGCCGTACTGGCCGCGCCGGTCCAGGCTTTCGCCGCACCCGCCCCTCCCTCGCCGGCTCCCCCCGCCGAGCCGGGGAAGAAGAGCCTCGAAGAGGTGCGCCAGGAGATCGACGGCCTGTACCGGGCGGCGGGATCGGCCACGGACGCGTACAACCTCGCCGAGGAGAAGGCCAAGAAGCAGTCGGGCGAGATCGTCAAGCTGGCCCAGGCCATAGTCGAGGGCCAGGCGAAGATCGCCGACCTCAAGAGCAGGGCGGGTGCCCAGGCCCGCGAGCAGTACCGCAACGCCGGACTCCCGGCGGGCGCCCAGCTGATGCTCAGCGGCGACCCGCGGCTCTTCCTGGACGGCGTCAGCCGCGCCCGCCAGGGCCAGCAGGCCACCAAGGGACTGCTGGGTGAACTGAACAGGACCCAGCAGGACCTGGAGACGTACACCCAGGACGCGAGCACCAACTGGACCAAGCTCGAAGCCAATCGCGTCAAGCAGGCCAAGGCCAAGAAGAAGATCAACGAGCAGATCGCGGCGGCGAAGAAGCTGGAGTCCCGGCTGGAGAAGAAGGAGCGCGCGCGGCTCCTCCAGCTGGAGCAGGAGGCGGAGTACAAGTCGCAGACCGCCTGGCTGAGCTCCGGCGCCCTGAAGGAGATCAACCGCGAGGCGAGTGCGAGCGGCAAGAAGGCGGTGGCCTTCGCCACCGCCAAGATCGGACTGCCGTACGTGTGGGGGGCCGAGGGCCCCAAGTCGTACGACTGCTCCGGGCTGACCTCCCAGGCGTGGGCGTCGGCGGGCCGGCCCATCCCGCGCACCTCGCAGGAGCAGTGGGCGCAGCTGCCGCACATCGCGATCGAGGACATGCGCCCCGGCGACCTGATCATCTACCACGGCGACGCCAGCCATGTCGGGATGTACATCGGCGACGGCGCGATCGTGCACGCCCCGCGCCCCGGCCGCAACGTCACGCTCGCCGGTGCGGGCTCGATGGAGATCCTCGGCGTCGTCCGCCCGGACAAGTAG